The Metabacillus sediminilitoris genome window below encodes:
- a CDS encoding ATP-dependent Clp protease ATP-binding subunit has translation MMCENCQHKQATIHVNIQLNKQQKQLTLCQDCFAAYKQTIPSGFSNGIPTFPFDEFLKGFHTSQAGHQENSSLQTQQGNGGILDKLGRNLTQAARTGLIDPVIGRDEEVDRIIEILNRRNKNNPVLIGEPGVGKTAVVEGLALKIANGTVPAKLVNKEVYLLDVASLVASTGIRGQFEERMKKIIQELQQRKNVILFIDEIHQLVGAGSAEGSMDAGNILKPALARGELQVVGATTLKEYRTIEKDAALERRFQPVIVQEPSTEKAINILKGIQNKYESYHHVTYTDEAVNACVTLSQRYIQDRFLPDKAIDLLDEAGSKKNLTMTNVNDEELKERILLIGKQKQEATQNENYELAAKLRDEEARLEAQLDQNENTDNMIVDVEDIQAIIEKKTGIPVGKLHENEQSKMKHLEQNLSDKVIGQAEAVKKVSKAIRRSRAGLKSKTRPIGSFLFVGPTGVGKTELTKTLAEELFGSKDAMIRLDMSEYMEKHAVSKIIGSPPGYVGHDEAGQLTEKVRRNPYSIILLDEIEKAHPDVQHMFLQILEDGRLTDSQGRTVSFKDTVIIMTSNAGVGAKQKVVGFGASAQTAVEESNLLQSLGSFFKPEFLNRFDNIIEFSSLEKDDLIKIVSLMVEELSRTLSEQDIVLTITNEAKEKLAALGYHPAFGARPLRRVIQEHVEDKLTDLLLDEGNVSKVFVDVKNDEIVVDA, from the coding sequence ATGATGTGTGAAAATTGTCAACATAAACAAGCTACTATCCATGTAAACATTCAATTAAATAAACAACAAAAACAATTAACATTATGTCAAGACTGCTTCGCAGCATATAAACAAACAATCCCTTCTGGATTTTCAAATGGCATACCAACATTTCCATTTGATGAATTTTTGAAAGGATTTCATACAAGCCAAGCTGGACATCAAGAAAATTCATCACTGCAAACACAGCAAGGCAATGGTGGAATACTTGATAAACTTGGACGTAATCTAACACAAGCAGCACGTACCGGTTTAATTGATCCTGTTATCGGCCGTGATGAAGAGGTTGACCGTATTATTGAAATATTAAATCGCCGCAATAAAAATAACCCTGTGTTAATTGGTGAGCCTGGCGTTGGTAAAACGGCTGTTGTTGAAGGACTTGCTCTTAAAATTGCAAATGGCACTGTCCCAGCTAAACTCGTTAATAAAGAAGTATATCTTTTAGATGTTGCCTCACTCGTTGCAAGCACAGGAATTAGAGGTCAATTTGAAGAACGGATGAAAAAGATCATTCAGGAACTTCAGCAACGTAAAAATGTCATCTTATTTATCGATGAAATTCATCAGCTTGTAGGCGCTGGTTCTGCAGAAGGATCAATGGATGCTGGAAACATACTAAAACCTGCTCTTGCACGTGGTGAGCTGCAAGTTGTTGGTGCAACAACACTTAAAGAGTACCGAACAATTGAAAAAGACGCAGCACTTGAACGACGCTTCCAGCCAGTAATTGTACAAGAACCTTCTACAGAAAAGGCCATCAATATTCTAAAAGGAATTCAAAATAAGTATGAAAGCTACCATCATGTCACATATACTGATGAAGCGGTCAATGCATGTGTTACACTTTCACAGCGTTATATTCAGGATAGATTTTTACCTGATAAGGCAATTGACCTGCTTGATGAGGCTGGCTCTAAAAAGAATTTAACAATGACAAATGTTAATGATGAAGAATTAAAAGAACGCATTCTTCTGATTGGCAAACAAAAGCAAGAAGCCACTCAAAATGAAAACTATGAATTAGCAGCTAAATTAAGAGATGAAGAAGCGCGTCTTGAGGCTCAATTAGATCAGAATGAAAATACAGATAATATGATCGTTGATGTGGAAGATATACAAGCAATTATAGAGAAGAAAACTGGCATCCCAGTAGGTAAGCTACATGAAAATGAACAATCAAAAATGAAGCATTTAGAACAAAATCTATCTGATAAGGTAATTGGTCAAGCAGAAGCTGTAAAGAAAGTTTCAAAAGCAATTAGACGCAGCCGCGCAGGTTTAAAATCGAAAACAAGACCAATTGGTTCCTTCCTTTTTGTTGGACCAACAGGTGTGGGAAAAACAGAATTAACCAAAACCTTAGCAGAGGAATTATTCGGTTCAAAAGATGCAATGATCCGTCTAGACATGAGTGAATATATGGAAAAGCATGCTGTTTCTAAAATTATCGGTTCACCGCCAGGATATGTTGGACATGATGAAGCAGGTCAGCTTACTGAGAAAGTCCGCCGAAATCCATATAGCATTATCTTATTAGACGAAATTGAAAAGGCTCATCCAGACGTTCAGCATATGTTTCTGCAAATCCTTGAGGATGGTCGACTAACTGATAGTCAAGGACGCACTGTTAGTTTTAAGGACACTGTCATTATTATGACAAGTAATGCTGGTGTCGGAGCCAAACAAAAAGTTGTCGGTTTTGGAGCATCTGCTCAGACAGCAGTTGAAGAAAGTAATTTATTACAGTCTTTAGGTTCATTCTTTAAACCAGAATTCTTAAACCGTTTCGATAATATCATTGAATTTTCTTCACTTGAAAAAGATGATCTTATTAAAATTGTCTCGTTAATGGTTGAGGAATTATCAAGAACTCTCTCTGAACAAGATATTGTATTAACTATAACAAACGAAGCAAAAGAAAAACTTGCAGCACTAGGATACCACCCTGCTTTTGGTGCAAGACCACTTCGTCGGGTCATCCAAGAACATGTTGAAGATAAACTAACTGATCTCCTATTAGATGAAGGAAATGTATCAAAAGTTTTCGTTGATGTTAAAAATGATGAAATTGTTGTAGATGCTTGA
- a CDS encoding potassium channel family protein: MIFFRRFFLKVVKMNNWVLIFATLSLVFSSSYVIYFLEPETFITPFEGLWWTMTTIATVGYGDVSPKTVPGKIFAMCLYIVGIGLMTIFIGKVFDFLSIRKKLKEAGKLKISTENHIILINWTTKAAITLDELLKTFQNIQIVIIDETLEKTPVIQEQVEFVNGNPANIDVLHQANLLKSKSVMVFSPDGLMTASQADGLTLLIASTIEGIGKKHNHHIYTICEVANSKHIDAFVHANVEEFITANDTAAHLAARSILFNGSSEIIRQLTSHSGFDLYAIARKPEWHTYADASKALTAKGALLISNGNDLTIIQQLNDSIPDNATLFIICNYTTYQEIMT; the protein is encoded by the coding sequence ATGATCTTTTTCCGACGATTCTTTTTAAAAGTTGTAAAAATGAATAATTGGGTTCTTATATTTGCTACATTGTCATTAGTGTTTTCAAGTAGTTATGTTATTTATTTTTTAGAACCTGAGACTTTTATAACTCCATTTGAAGGTTTGTGGTGGACAATGACAACTATTGCCACAGTTGGCTATGGAGATGTTTCACCTAAAACTGTTCCTGGAAAAATATTTGCAATGTGCTTATATATAGTTGGCATTGGACTTATGACGATTTTTATTGGGAAAGTATTTGACTTCCTTAGCATTCGAAAAAAATTAAAGGAGGCAGGAAAATTGAAGATTTCAACAGAAAATCACATTATATTAATAAACTGGACAACAAAAGCAGCCATTACATTAGACGAACTATTAAAAACATTTCAAAACATCCAGATTGTTATCATTGATGAAACACTTGAAAAAACACCAGTCATACAAGAACAAGTTGAATTTGTTAATGGAAATCCTGCAAATATTGATGTCCTCCATCAAGCAAACCTGCTCAAAAGCAAATCAGTTATGGTTTTTTCACCAGATGGTTTAATGACAGCATCACAAGCTGATGGGCTTACTTTATTAATTGCTTCTACAATTGAAGGGATAGGAAAAAAACACAATCACCATATCTATACAATTTGTGAAGTGGCAAATTCAAAGCACATTGATGCCTTTGTCCATGCCAATGTTGAAGAATTCATTACAGCTAATGACACTGCTGCACATCTTGCCGCTAGATCAATACTTTTTAACGGTTCAAGTGAAATTATTAGACAGTTAACAAGTCATTCAGGATTTGACCTTTATGCTATTGCAAGAAAACCGGAATGGCATACATATGCAGACGCGAGCAAAGCTCTCACAGCAAAAGGTGCACTTCTCATATCAAATGGAAATGACCTAACGATCATACAACAGCTCAATGACTCTATTCCTGATAATGCCACATTATTTATCATTTGTAATTATACGACATATCAAGAAATTATGACCTAA
- the motA gene encoding flagellar motor stator protein MotA: protein MDKTSLLGIILALVAVGVGMVLKGVPLSALANVPALLIIILGTIAAVTIAFPSNELKKVPKLFGIIFKERKISTIQELIPFFSELAQVARKEGLLALEAKLVEIEDPFLKNGLLMAVDGQDAEFIRDVMTEEIDAMEERHLASAAIFTQAGTYAPTLGVLGAVVGLVAALSHMEDTNALAAAIGAAFIATMYGIFTGYVIWHPFANKLKRKSRQEVKVKEVMIEGVLSVLEGQAPKAIEQKLATYLPVHERNKLNAMTAEGESVNG from the coding sequence ATGGATAAAACGTCATTATTGGGAATCATTCTTGCACTTGTTGCAGTTGGTGTTGGGATGGTTTTAAAAGGTGTACCCCTGTCTGCCTTAGCAAACGTACCTGCACTATTAATCATTATCTTGGGTACAATTGCAGCTGTTACAATTGCATTCCCCTCAAATGAGCTAAAAAAGGTTCCAAAATTATTTGGAATCATCTTTAAAGAAAGAAAAATATCTACGATTCAAGAGTTAATACCATTTTTCTCTGAATTGGCACAAGTTGCGCGTAAAGAAGGTTTACTTGCTCTAGAAGCTAAGCTTGTTGAAATTGAGGATCCTTTTTTGAAAAACGGTTTATTAATGGCTGTTGACGGTCAAGATGCAGAATTTATTCGTGATGTCATGACAGAAGAAATTGATGCAATGGAAGAACGACACCTAGCCTCTGCAGCTATTTTCACTCAAGCTGGAACATATGCGCCAACACTTGGTGTACTTGGGGCTGTTGTTGGTTTAGTTGCTGCTTTGTCTCATATGGAAGATACTAATGCATTAGCAGCAGCCATTGGAGCTGCTTTTATTGCGACAATGTACGGGATCTTCACGGGTTATGTTATTTGGCATCCGTTTGCTAATAAATTAAAACGTAAATCTAGACAAGAGGTAAAAGTAAAGGAAGTTATGATTGAAGGTGTTCTTTCAGTTTTAGAAGGACAAGCTCCGAAAGCGATTGAGCAAAAGCTTGCAACATATTTGCCTGTTCATGAAAGAAACAAATTAAATGCAATGACTGCTGAAGGAGAGAGCGTCAATGGCTAG
- the motB gene encoding flagellar motor protein MotB has protein sequence MARKKKHKQHDEHLDESWLVPYADILTLLLALFIALFAMSSVDAQKFQQIARSFNSTFTGGTGVLDYPSPTPDGEKEQLDIQKNQTTEEDAEKVQKQIEQNNLKKIQDKVNTYISENNLESKLKTTLTDEGLLITILDNIFFDSGSATVRNKDLNLAKEMSELLVMNPPRNIIVSGHTDNVPISNSEYDSNWHLSVMRAVNFMKILLENEKLDAKAFSAKGFGEFNPVAPNDTSEGKQKNRRVEVLILPNEQK, from the coding sequence ATGGCTAGAAAAAAGAAGCATAAACAACATGATGAACATCTTGATGAATCGTGGCTTGTTCCCTATGCTGATATATTGACACTCCTTCTCGCACTTTTCATTGCTTTATTTGCGATGAGCTCAGTAGATGCTCAGAAGTTTCAGCAAATTGCCAGATCTTTCAACTCTACTTTCACCGGCGGAACTGGTGTGCTAGACTATCCAAGCCCTACTCCAGATGGCGAAAAGGAACAACTGGATATCCAAAAGAATCAAACAACAGAAGAGGATGCAGAGAAAGTACAAAAGCAAATCGAGCAAAATAATTTAAAGAAAATACAAGATAAAGTTAATACGTATATATCAGAAAATAATCTTGAGTCTAAATTAAAAACAACACTTACAGATGAAGGCTTACTTATAACCATTTTAGATAATATTTTCTTCGACTCTGGAAGTGCGACTGTACGAAACAAAGATCTAAATCTTGCTAAGGAAATGTCAGAGCTTCTTGTTATGAATCCGCCTCGTAACATTATTGTTAGCGGTCATACAGATAATGTACCGATTAGTAACTCTGAGTATGATTCAAACTGGCATTTAAGTGTCATGCGTGCCGTGAATTTTATGAAAATACTACTTGAAAACGAAAAATTAGATGCGAAAGCATTTAGTGCAAAAGGCTTCGGAGAATTCAACCCTGTTGCTCCAAATGATACTAGTGAAGGAAAACAAAAAAACAGGCGTGTAGAAGTGTTAATCTTACCAAATGAACAAAAGTAA
- a CDS encoding MarR family winged helix-turn-helix transcriptional regulator: MNKSKQTEESLKFFIVLSRAHRAFNDAVNKHISTFNLNPTEFAVLELLYHKGDQPLQQIGGKILLASGSITYVVDKLEQKGLLARKACPTDRRVTFAQITENGKKLIEEIFPTHQERINEIVSVLTDEEKNMVTEMLKKVGFHANDFLKS; the protein is encoded by the coding sequence ATGAATAAATCAAAGCAAACAGAAGAATCACTGAAGTTTTTTATCGTACTATCACGTGCACATCGCGCATTTAATGATGCAGTTAATAAACATATTTCTACGTTTAACTTAAATCCAACTGAGTTTGCTGTTTTAGAGCTGCTCTATCATAAAGGAGATCAACCCTTACAACAAATTGGCGGGAAGATCTTGCTTGCAAGCGGTAGTATAACGTATGTCGTAGACAAGCTTGAACAAAAAGGTTTACTTGCACGTAAAGCTTGTCCAACAGATCGAAGAGTGACGTTTGCACAAATAACGGAAAATGGCAAAAAGTTGATTGAAGAAATTTTCCCAACACATCAAGAACGGATCAACGAAATTGTTAGCGTTCTTACAGATGAAGAGAAAAACATGGTAACTGAAATGTTGAAAAAAGTTGGTTTCCATGCAAATGACTTTTTGAAATCCTAA
- a CDS encoding bifunctional metallophosphatase/5'-nucleotidase, which translates to MTTVKLTILQTSDIHGNIFPHDYSTSTNHACGLGKISTIIKNERKKNNQLILIDNGDLLQGTPLTFHHVKKNKDKNNPMITVLNTLKYDAAVIGNHEFNYGLSVLQKAVQQSCFPWLSANILTNKTKSPLFGRPYIIKNIQDIKIAILGITTHYIPNWEDPRHIADIIFQDAFESAKKWVDYIKKVEKPDVMIVSYHGGIECDVLTEEPTEEHTGENQAYQICQQIEGIDVLFTGHQHRAITATINGVVVIQPSFNGKALGKVEIIINKEQKKTIVEKKASLLLADQVGTDDEILSLVMEDERQTQEWLDQPIGEVIGDMTIHDGFSLRLKEHPMIEFINKVQMDTAGVTISATALFHSDSPGFPKQITMRDIVANYIYPNTLKVIRISGKDMKDALEQSASYFILKDGIVDINPEFSVPKPQHYNYDMWEGIEYTIDLTKPAGSRIVNLTKNGVELLMDAYFDVVMNNYRAGGGGGYQMFKGKPVVKEIPIDMSELMAEYIMKRKTIKAEVNHNWKIIW; encoded by the coding sequence ATGACAACGGTTAAGCTTACGATTTTACAAACTTCAGATATACATGGGAACATTTTTCCACATGATTATAGTACTAGTACAAACCATGCTTGTGGATTAGGGAAAATCTCGACGATCATAAAAAATGAGCGGAAGAAAAATAACCAATTAATCCTAATTGATAATGGCGACCTTCTTCAAGGAACACCTCTAACATTTCATCATGTAAAAAAGAACAAAGATAAGAATAATCCGATGATAACCGTGTTAAATACATTAAAGTATGATGCAGCAGTAATCGGTAATCATGAATTCAATTACGGACTGTCAGTGTTACAAAAAGCTGTTCAGCAATCGTGTTTCCCGTGGCTTTCAGCAAATATTCTTACGAACAAGACAAAGTCACCATTATTCGGTAGGCCTTATATCATAAAAAATATCCAAGACATTAAAATAGCTATATTAGGAATTACGACACATTACATACCAAATTGGGAAGATCCAAGACATATTGCTGATATTATATTTCAAGATGCATTTGAAAGTGCAAAGAAATGGGTAGATTATATCAAAAAGGTAGAGAAGCCTGATGTTATGATTGTATCCTATCATGGTGGAATTGAATGTGATGTTTTGACAGAGGAACCTACAGAAGAACACACTGGAGAAAATCAAGCATATCAGATTTGCCAGCAGATTGAAGGCATAGATGTCTTATTTACAGGACATCAGCATCGCGCCATTACTGCCACAATAAATGGCGTTGTTGTCATTCAACCTAGTTTTAACGGTAAAGCCTTAGGGAAAGTAGAAATAATCATTAATAAAGAACAAAAGAAAACGATTGTTGAGAAAAAAGCATCATTACTCTTAGCTGATCAGGTAGGAACTGACGATGAAATACTCTCATTGGTTATGGAAGATGAACGACAAACACAAGAGTGGCTTGATCAACCAATCGGAGAAGTCATTGGAGACATGACAATACACGATGGTTTTAGCCTCAGATTAAAAGAACATCCAATGATTGAATTCATTAATAAAGTACAAATGGATACCGCAGGTGTAACGATCTCTGCAACAGCACTTTTTCATAGCGATTCACCTGGGTTTCCAAAACAGATCACAATGAGGGATATCGTGGCTAATTATATTTATCCAAATACTCTTAAAGTGATACGAATAAGTGGTAAGGATATGAAAGATGCGTTAGAACAATCTGCTTCATATTTTATATTGAAAGATGGAATAGTAGATATTAATCCCGAATTCTCTGTGCCAAAGCCACAGCATTATAACTATGATATGTGGGAAGGGATCGAGTATACAATTGATTTAACGAAACCGGCGGGCTCTCGTATTGTGAACCTAACAAAAAACGGTGTAGAACTTTTGATGGATGCTTATTTTGATGTCGTCATGAATAATTACCGAGCAGGTGGCGGCGGTGGTTATCAAATGTTTAAAGGAAAACCTGTCGTAAAAGAAATTCCAATTGATATGTCAGAGTTAATGGCTGAGTACATTATGAAGCGGAAAACGATAAAAGCTGAAGTGAATCATAATTGGAAAATCATTTGGTAA
- a CDS encoding ZIP family metal transporter: MSGVLIGSILSALSTGLGAIPILFLQGSITHRWRDILLAFSAGIMMTAAMLGLIPESLKFGGILEVTIGLFLGVLILTTLEKAIPHIDLEHTKSGIQFDEKAMLIVAAITLHNIPEGLSVGVSYASDVSETGNLIAFAIGLQNAPEGFLVALFLINQSIGKGKAFLIATATGAVEIVASLLGFYLTSYLSFLVPYGLSFAAGAMLFIIYKELIPESHGDGNERIATYSFIIGILFMIILINSF; the protein is encoded by the coding sequence ATGTCTGGAGTTTTAATCGGAAGTATATTATCTGCACTGTCAACAGGATTAGGAGCCATTCCAATACTGTTTTTGCAAGGGTCAATTACACATAGGTGGCGTGATATCCTTTTAGCATTCTCAGCAGGAATTATGATGACTGCCGCAATGTTAGGACTAATACCTGAGTCATTAAAATTTGGAGGAATACTTGAAGTAACAATTGGCTTATTTTTGGGAGTGCTTATTTTAACAACATTAGAAAAAGCGATCCCGCATATTGATTTAGAACACACAAAAAGTGGCATTCAATTTGATGAAAAAGCGATGCTAATTGTTGCCGCTATTACACTGCATAATATTCCTGAAGGGTTATCCGTAGGCGTAAGTTATGCATCAGATGTATCTGAAACTGGAAATTTAATCGCTTTTGCAATTGGATTACAAAATGCACCAGAGGGATTTTTAGTTGCTTTATTTTTAATAAATCAAAGTATCGGGAAAGGAAAAGCCTTCTTAATTGCTACCGCAACTGGTGCAGTTGAAATTGTCGCTTCCTTACTTGGCTTTTACTTAACAAGCTATTTAAGCTTCCTTGTTCCATACGGACTATCGTTTGCTGCTGGTGCAATGCTGTTTATCATTTATAAAGAACTTATCCCAGAAAGCCATGGAGATGGCAACGAGCGCATTGCGACATATTCATTTATTATAGGAATTCTTTTTATGATTATTTTAATTAATAGTTTCTAG
- a CDS encoding aspartyl-phosphate phosphatase Spo0E family protein, whose product MNHDRLKAKLLEKINNKREEMIEIAIKEGYTSEMAVNCSQDLDMLLNEYQLILIEEKAMAARPLYDLVHSMKMWNIGDSVHYS is encoded by the coding sequence ATGAACCATGATCGATTAAAAGCAAAACTTCTTGAGAAAATTAACAATAAAAGAGAAGAAATGATAGAGATTGCAATTAAAGAAGGATATACAAGTGAAATGGCAGTAAATTGCAGTCAAGATTTGGACATGCTTCTTAATGAGTATCAACTCATATTAATAGAAGAAAAAGCAATGGCAGCACGCCCGTTATATGATTTAGTGCACTCAATGAAAATGTGGAATATAGGGGACAGCGTTCATTATAGTTAA
- a CDS encoding divergent polysaccharide deacetylase family protein, producing MFKTILILNLLFLTFMPLESLAKTTESTNIQKHVAIVIDDFGNGMKGTDEILSLPIPLTVAVMPFLSTTEKDAKLAYNKGHEVIVHLPMEPLHGKKSWLGPGAITTDLTNAEIRKRVNAAIDDVPHAVGMNNHMGSKVTADERVMRTILEVCKERGLYYLDSKTTSKSVVSTLANQLEIPFLENELFFDEQYTTSHIVKQANLLMNKIDKDNEIIAIGHVGIAGEKTASVLKQYVPLVKQKATAVRLSELFVDPEEVTDIQ from the coding sequence ATGTTTAAAACTATTTTAATATTGAATCTCCTCTTTTTGACATTCATGCCATTAGAATCACTTGCAAAAACAACCGAATCAACCAACATTCAAAAACATGTCGCCATTGTGATTGATGATTTTGGTAATGGTATGAAAGGGACAGACGAAATATTGTCACTACCAATTCCCCTTACTGTCGCTGTCATGCCCTTTCTCTCTACAACAGAAAAGGATGCAAAACTAGCATATAATAAAGGACATGAGGTGATTGTTCACCTTCCTATGGAACCTTTGCATGGAAAAAAAAGCTGGTTAGGTCCAGGTGCAATTACGACCGATTTAACTAATGCAGAAATAAGAAAACGCGTGAATGCAGCGATTGATGATGTACCACATGCAGTAGGAATGAATAATCATATGGGATCAAAAGTAACTGCTGATGAACGAGTGATGAGAACTATCTTAGAAGTGTGTAAAGAAAGAGGACTTTATTATTTAGATAGCAAAACAACTAGTAAAAGTGTTGTCTCAACTCTTGCGAATCAATTAGAGATTCCTTTTTTAGAAAATGAACTTTTCTTTGATGAGCAGTACACAACAAGTCATATTGTAAAACAGGCAAATCTTCTGATGAATAAAATAGATAAGGATAATGAAATCATTGCAATTGGACATGTTGGTATCGCTGGAGAGAAAACAGCATCTGTCCTAAAACAATATGTTCCGCTTGTTAAACAAAAAGCGACAGCAGTCAGATTATCGGAATTATTCGTTGATCCTGAGGAAGTTACTGATATACAGTAA